In Actinomadura citrea, a single window of DNA contains:
- a CDS encoding WD40 repeat domain-containing serine/threonine protein kinase: MEPLHPGDPRRIGPYELEARLGAGGMGQVFLGVSPGGRGVAVKVIRAEHAEDERFRRRFAREVEAARRVGGFHTAQVVDADPEADPPWLVTAFVPGSTLREVVAEHGPLDPDAVRALAAGLAEGLAAIHACGLVHRDLKPGNVIMAADGPRIIDFGIALATDATVLTSHNVVVGTYAYMSPEQVLGEMPGPPGDVFSLGCVLAYAATGGGPFDATSIPAIVHRVLHEEPDLPGLPGDLSNMIAACLVKDPGRRPALDALISAPQSIEAPAPAPAGPSLPDDDAVGTHANATRVATRQQDAPAVAPAGPAPVRRRALLIGAGAVTAVAAAAVPAALFLTRGDGRQEAAPPAPAPRPKGLVSPSGSLTAPGVKTLNEVAITADGRTVAAGGLDSTITLWDVATGRVLRTIEKTGWVSALAFSPDGRSLASSCSTPGLLLVWDAATGRLKVNVRSGEFGLNSLDYSPDGRTIAGANPDARLFDAATGRGLASFDLRHSGVNAIAYSPDGGLVAVGVDGYHDKPPGKTVQLLDGRTLRKRGQLVGHTSNLTGVAFSPDGKRLASSGADKTVRLWDLASRRAVRVIKAGEATVKDTRFSPDGSSVLAACSDRTIRIWNAATGVLTATLVGHSQPVERIALTPDGRTVAGVGGTKADGTVTLWKV; this comes from the coding sequence ATGGAACCCCTGCATCCCGGAGATCCCCGGCGGATCGGACCGTACGAACTGGAGGCACGGCTGGGCGCCGGCGGCATGGGGCAGGTGTTCCTCGGGGTCTCGCCCGGCGGCCGCGGCGTCGCCGTCAAGGTCATCCGCGCCGAGCACGCCGAGGACGAGCGGTTCCGGAGGCGGTTCGCCCGCGAGGTCGAGGCGGCCCGCCGGGTGGGCGGGTTCCACACCGCGCAGGTCGTCGACGCCGACCCGGAGGCCGACCCGCCGTGGCTGGTGACCGCGTTCGTCCCCGGGTCGACCCTCCGGGAGGTGGTCGCCGAGCACGGGCCGCTCGATCCGGACGCGGTCCGGGCGCTCGCGGCGGGGCTGGCCGAGGGCCTGGCCGCGATCCACGCGTGCGGGCTCGTGCACCGCGACCTCAAGCCCGGCAACGTCATCATGGCGGCGGACGGGCCCCGGATCATCGACTTCGGCATCGCCCTCGCGACCGACGCGACCGTGCTGACCTCGCACAACGTGGTCGTCGGCACCTACGCCTACATGTCGCCGGAGCAGGTGCTCGGCGAGATGCCCGGCCCTCCCGGCGACGTGTTCTCACTCGGCTGCGTGCTCGCCTACGCGGCGACCGGCGGCGGCCCTTTCGACGCCACGTCCATCCCGGCGATCGTCCACCGCGTCCTGCACGAGGAGCCCGACCTGCCGGGGCTGCCCGGCGACCTGAGCAACATGATCGCCGCGTGCCTGGTCAAGGATCCCGGGCGGCGGCCCGCGCTGGACGCGCTCATCAGCGCGCCGCAGAGCATCGAAGCCCCCGCTCCTGCACCGGCGGGCCCGTCCCTCCCGGACGACGACGCGGTCGGCACGCACGCGAACGCGACGCGCGTCGCGACCCGGCAGCAGGACGCCCCGGCCGTCGCGCCGGCCGGCCCGGCGCCCGTCCGCCGGCGGGCGCTGCTCATCGGCGCGGGCGCCGTCACGGCGGTCGCCGCCGCGGCCGTCCCGGCCGCGCTGTTCCTGACGAGGGGGGACGGAAGGCAGGAGGCGGCGCCCCCGGCGCCCGCCCCCCGCCCGAAGGGCCTGGTCTCCCCCAGCGGGTCGCTCACCGCCCCCGGTGTCAAGACCCTCAACGAGGTCGCCATCACCGCCGACGGCCGGACCGTCGCCGCCGGGGGCCTGGACTCCACGATCACGCTGTGGGACGTCGCGACCGGACGCGTCCTCCGGACGATCGAGAAGACGGGATGGGTGAGCGCGCTGGCGTTCAGCCCGGACGGCCGGTCCTTGGCGAGTTCCTGCAGCACCCCCGGCCTCCTGCTCGTCTGGGACGCGGCCACCGGCCGCCTCAAGGTGAACGTGCGGAGCGGCGAGTTCGGCCTGAACTCGCTGGACTACAGCCCGGACGGCCGCACGATCGCGGGCGCCAACCCCGACGCCCGGCTCTTCGACGCCGCCACCGGCCGCGGGCTGGCGTCGTTCGACCTGCGCCACAGCGGCGTCAACGCGATCGCCTACAGCCCGGACGGCGGGCTCGTCGCGGTCGGCGTGGACGGGTACCACGACAAGCCGCCCGGCAAGACCGTCCAGCTCCTCGACGGCCGGACGCTTCGCAAGCGCGGTCAGCTGGTCGGCCACACCTCGAACCTCACCGGCGTGGCGTTCAGCCCCGACGGGAAGCGGCTGGCCAGCAGCGGCGCGGACAAGACCGTCCGCCTCTGGGACCTCGCGTCCCGGCGCGCCGTGCGCGTCATCAAGGCGGGCGAGGCGACGGTGAAGGACACGAGGTTCTCCCCGGACGGCTCGTCCGTCCTCGCCGCCTGCTCGGACCGGACCATCCGGATCTGGAACGCCGCCACCGGCGTGCTCACCGCGACGCTCGTCGGCCACTCCCAGCCCGTCGAGCGGATCGCCCTCACCCCGGACGGCCGGACCGTGGCCGGCGTGGGCGGCACCAAGGCCGACGGCACAGTGACCCTTTGGAAGGTCTGA
- a CDS encoding DUF4260 family protein has protein sequence MSAAATRGKVSGIRTVRRAAWSAGALFWTAFAVLEGVNHGWLAAILAVAFFIAPDLTFLAGLRDAATTERGRLSPRAVPYYNAAHRALVPFALMVVYTVTPVTWAPLFAGLCGWMAHISVDRAFGYGLRTKEGFQRH, from the coding sequence GTGAGCGCAGCCGCCACCCGGGGCAAGGTCTCCGGCATCCGCACCGTCCGCCGCGCCGCGTGGTCCGCCGGCGCGCTCTTCTGGACGGCCTTCGCAGTCCTCGAAGGCGTCAACCACGGGTGGCTCGCGGCGATCCTGGCGGTCGCCTTCTTCATCGCCCCCGACCTGACCTTCCTCGCCGGGCTGCGGGACGCCGCCACCACCGAGCGCGGCCGGCTCTCGCCGCGCGCCGTGCCGTACTACAACGCCGCGCACCGGGCCCTGGTGCCGTTCGCGCTGATGGTGGTCTACACGGTCACCCCTGTGACCTGGGCTCCGCTGTTCGCGGGCCTGTGCGGCTGGATGGCCCACATCTCCGTCGACCGCGCCTTCGGCTACGGCCTCCGCACCAAGGAAGGCTTCCAGCGCCACTGA
- a CDS encoding MarR family winged helix-turn-helix transcriptional regulator, whose product MGKEDEGRIGVVAALVRGAFLVNAVYGESAREYGITSQQGQLLCVLMARPLGMGELGATLGLAKSSLTGLVDRTERNGLVRREPDPRDLRAVRVALTPEGSRLVEDFYAETCRRIDRLPKGLSDAERGALADLLGRVVLDNQVPVVFAEPDDGAARRR is encoded by the coding sequence GTGGGCAAAGAAGACGAGGGCCGGATCGGTGTCGTGGCGGCGCTGGTGCGAGGCGCGTTTCTCGTGAACGCCGTTTATGGCGAGTCGGCGCGGGAGTACGGCATCACGTCGCAGCAGGGGCAATTGCTGTGCGTGCTGATGGCGCGGCCGCTGGGGATGGGAGAACTGGGCGCGACGCTGGGGCTGGCCAAGTCGAGCCTCACCGGCCTGGTGGACCGCACCGAGCGCAACGGCCTGGTCCGGCGCGAGCCCGACCCGCGGGACCTGCGCGCGGTGAGGGTCGCCCTGACCCCCGAGGGGAGCCGGCTCGTCGAGGACTTCTACGCCGAGACCTGCCGGCGGATCGACCGGCTGCCGAAGGGGCTCAGTGACGCCGAGCGCGGCGCCCTCGCCGATCTGCTCGGCCGCGTCGTGCTGGACAACCAGGTCCCGGTGGTGTTCGCCGAACCCGACGATGGGGCGGCCCGCAGGCGCTGA